DNA from Alphaproteobacteria bacterium:
GGCCGATCATACACTCTCAATCATCTAGAATCTCTTACCATTCAATCTACAGGATCTTTGCCTCAAGGTAAACTCTCTCTTGCGGGTTTGTGCGGGTTCACATCAAATGCCTTCAGTTCATTGCCAACAGAGATAGATATATTTCTGGATGCCACGCTCTCTTCGTTCGCTTCCAATGACCAAACCCTTAACGAGGAGGGCAAGCCCCCCGATGGGACCATCCAAAAAGCCATTCTGTCGGCCGTTAACCATCTAGAGAAGCACTATATAACGCAGTGTGTAAGTTTAACAGTATGGGATTTTATTGCACCATGGGCCGGATCTATCCTATGATCACCAAAAAAGAAGGATACAAATGTCCAAATCGATTCTGATCATTAAACTAGGTGCGCTGGGTGATATGGTGCAGGCAACGCCCGCGTTTGCTGCATTGCGCCACCATCACGCTGACGATAAGATTACATTGCTGACGACGCAACCATTTCACGACTTGGCGCAAAAGTTGGGGTATTTTGATACGATTTGGATTGATGATCGGGCAAAACTGTATCAGTTGAAAAAACTGCTTTCGATCCCCCTCGCCCTTCGACGGAATAACTTTCACCGGGTCTATGATTTGCAGGGCGTGGAACGGACGCGGCTTTATTCTCGCCTCATGAAATCATCGGTTGACTGGATTGGGCCTGTCTTTGAGGACAATCACCCTCAGGATCGATTTAGACATCAGCTGGAACGCGTGGGGATTTCCTTTGATCCGTCATTGAACCTCAGATTTATCGCTGATCATAATAAGAATTTCAATCTTCCAAAACCCTATGCGCTGCTTATTCCGGGAGCATCAAACGCACATAATGGCTGCAAACGGTGGCCACAGGAAAACTATGCAGCGTTGGCGACGCACCTTTTGAACCAAGAGATTCAACCCGTTGTGATTGGTGGCCCGGGAGAGAGTTTTCCACAAATCAAAGACTCAATCGACCTGACAGGGTGCACCACATTTTATCAGGTCATTGCCCTGG
Protein-coding regions in this window:
- a CDS encoding glycosyltransferase family 9 protein; the encoded protein is MSKSILIIKLGALGDMVQATPAFAALRHHHADDKITLLTTQPFHDLAQKLGYFDTIWIDDRAKLYQLKKLLSIPLALRRNNFHRVYDLQGVERTRLYSRLMKSSVDWIGPVFEDNHPQDRFRHQLERVGISFDPSLNLRFIADHNKNFNLPKPYALLIPGASNAHNGCKRWPQENYAALATHLLNQEIQPVVIGGPGESFPQIKDSIDLTGCTTFYQVIALAEGALFAIGNDTGPMLLAASGGCPTVTFFSDRNPPTLGGAQGPKNQSLFSPDLEDLSVQTVIDFLCPLTTNTPAPRSLSDEGLQTHPCL